A window from Suncus etruscus isolate mSunEtr1 chromosome 18, mSunEtr1.pri.cur, whole genome shotgun sequence encodes these proteins:
- the RPL10A gene encoding 60S ribosomal protein L10a, whose product MSSKVSRDTLYEAVREVLHGNQRKRRKFLETVELQISLKNYDPQKDKRFSGTVRLKSTPRPKFSVCVLGDQQHCDEAKAVDIPHMDIEALKKLNKNKKLVKKLAKKYDAFLASESLIKQIPRILGPGLNKAGKFPSLLTHNENMVAKVDEVKSTIKFQMKKVLCLAVAVGHVKMTDDELVYNIHLAVNFLVSLLKKNWQNVRALYIKSTMGKPQRLY is encoded by the exons ATGAG CAGCAAAGTCTCCCGCGACACCCTGTACGAGGCGGTGCGGGAAGTCCTGCATGGGAACCAGCGCAAGCGTCGGAA GTTTCTGGAGACGGTGGAGCTGCAGATCAGCCTGAAGAACTACGACCCGCAGAAGGACAAGCGTTTCTCGGGCACCGTCAG GCTCAAGTCCACCCCTCGCCCCAAGTTTTCCGTGTGTGTCTTGGGGGACCAGCAGCACTGCGATGAGGCCAAGGCTGTGGATATCCCCCACATGGACATAGAAGCACTGaagaaactcaacaagaataagAAACTGGTGAAAAAGTTGG CCAAGAAGTATGATGCCTTTCTGGCCTCTGAGTCTCTAATCAAGCAGATCCCCAGAATTCTGGGCCCTGGCCTGAATAAGGCTGGCAAGTTCCCTTCTCTGCTGACCCACAATGAAAACATGGTGGCCAAGGTTGATGAAGTGAAGTCCACAATCAAGTTCCAAATGAAGAAG GTGCTGTGTCTGGCAGTGGCTGTTGGGCATGTGAAGATGACAGATGATGAGCTTGTGTACAACATCCATTTGGCTGTCAACTTCCTGGTGTCATTGCTCAAGAAGAATTGGCAGAACGTCCGGGCTTTATACATCAAGAGCACCATGGGCAAGCCCCAGCGCCTGTATTAA